cctcatagcttggtgtcgtgataacaatctccttctcaatacagataagactaaagagatgatcatcgacccaagaacaagggaaaaggagccgcatagacccctgtttattgatgagactgaggtggagagggtgaaaaccttcaagttccttggcacacacatcagcgaggacctcacctggtctcacaacacccaacaaattctgaagaagtcccaaaggagactgtacttcctgagaagactgaggaaatttggcatgcccaccacaatcctgagttgcttctacagatgcactatggaaagtgtccttaccgcctccatcactgtttggtacggtaactgtacaacacgtgataggaaggcactccagcgggtgatcaagacctcacagaacattgttggggcagccctcccctcactgcaagacatttataaaactagagtcctacgcagaacacacaacctcatcaaggacagcacacatccacaacactcattattcacactcctaccgtcaggcagacgctacaggagtttgaagtccaggaccacaaggctggcaaacagcttttacccacaggccatcaggcttctcaacgaagcactcgcacacgccgcacgcaacacacactcatagcactttatttatttatttatttaattatttacttgtattaatgtctcttctgttgttgttgcttaatttcttggtatatatgtttcttatgttcttattctttcttgtgttttctttcttttcttgggagaatgaacagaataagattttcattgcatggtataactgctgttttaccatgcacatgacaataaaactctcttgaatcttgaaaactgTAGCAACAACCGTGGACCTGAAAAAACAGGTGAAAATTGACCCGTCAGAAACGTGGTCACAAGTTTAGCGAGGACGACTGAGCCAAAAGCCACGTGCAAGATGAATAATgaaaattattctttttttttaataggtgCAGGGTTGGCACAGGAAAGCAGCATCCTGCGGTTTCCTATTAGTTCCTGTGTTGGAGGGGCCGTTTGCGCTGACGTCACACCTGTATGGCGATCCACTGAGAGCCCAACTCTTCATTCCTCTTCATATTCACTGCCTGATGAAGAATGGCAGCGAAAACTTGTTTGAAGGTACACAAGCCCACTACGGTATATAACTCAGCTGTGCATACAGATCATTTCTATATTTGTCACGTTTGTTCCTCAAACAGGTTTTGAACCGGAGACCTACTGGGACAGGATGCAGCTCTTTCAAGAGGCAATATTGTTCAGGTTGGGCCTCTTATGTGGCTTCAGATTCAGAAATGTGAGCGTATTGTGTTCCGTGGTTATATCAACATGGAACCTCCCAagagaaagattagactcccgtctttcatcagggaaaaaaaagttgtttctacctttttccgttctttagtaattagCAGTAGAaaataggtacgtttcaggaaaatatcagttcctaactaaaaaaagagaaaagcagcttttgtgacagctcaaatatctaaacaactacaccatagcataaataacacaaaaaaggttgttttacatcaaaataacaaatataacaccatgtactacatacaattttcacatttggaactgaactgtgtgtatgCACACGTGCATGTGCGCGGGTACATgccttaaaatttccctacattGCGTAACctgcacgctgcactcctccacgctctctcacttcctccttcccgtCATGTGTGATTCGTCCGTTGAAATGATCCCTGCGGAGCTCctgtcaaatgcacttctgccaccttgtggccgtttttgtggcttaaaagtgctccgAAATGTTCATGCATTAGTGGGGACGTTTTTGGGATCGGGCGCTCGGCTCGATGAAAACGTATagctacgtctttggtattgaataagttaataataataaataaataatagcttATCAGATaacttcattatgtctctcaAGCGGCATTGCGCCAAATAAGTACAAATGAATATAAAAactggcttttttttaaaacttcctGTTGGGGGAGTGAGCGCCTGGTGATAAAATGGTGTAAAATGGTCCTGTTAAACATGTGTATTAGTGCGTTTACGTTGATACCGGCACGGTACAGtaacattgtgtgttccacatgtcatttgttgttgttgttgttgttgcaccgtgagcacgCTAGTCGTTTGATTTGATGAACTCCTGTTAATGATGGAGATGAAAAGCACAAATAAAGAATAACGCTTTCATCAAAAATCCACAACTATGCAGGGGGATACAGATctgaatgtaaacattttaatGAACTTTCCAACGTTCCAACAGATTTGGGTTCGTACTCGACAAGTTTTCTGCCACGCCCTTCAACTTCCCTTCAGAGAGCAGGTCCCAGTACATTCACCTGACAGGTCGGTCCCGCAGCCCTGCATACAGAATTCAGGGCTGGTCCCAAAAATGCAGAGCTTCACTCccgccccctctcctttcaGGCACCGTGCTGCTCCAACTGCCGTACTCCAAAAGAAAGTACACCAGCGGGCAGCAGCGTCGGCGCAGGAACTCCACCACATCCAACAGCCAGGCGCCGTTCAGTGGCGAAGAGCAGATCGGCTACTACTGGGCCTACAACACCATGCTGACCAAAGCCTGGAGGACTGGCGTGCTGGGGGACGAGAAGCTGGCTGACCGCCTGCTGAAAGACTTTACAGACTTCTGTGCCAACAAGGACGACAGATTGCTCAACTTCTGGGACAATTGCAGGGAGAAAATTAACACCAGCGCCCCCTGAAGGCAGCAGGCAGTGTTGCAGTTGATCAAGTATGGAAGTGCACGGATTGAGACTCAACCTTACTGAAATGGGAAAAATGCAGCGTTTTTCTTGGATTGAATCTTACATATTTTAGCAAAGACGTTTTATTCTGATATGTAATCACTGACAACAAAGAGGACGTTCATAGATCCGGTGCTCCCCGCAATAAATGATCgttttatttaatgtataaataaaataaaatcacactTTCATATCTCTAATGTGACTGTAAGAAAGTAGTCATTACCATTATTGCTGCAATATTACTGGCATCCTTATCTAGACTTTGGTTCCGTCCACCCCCAAATTAACAGGACGCAGTCTTTTCCAAATGTTGAAGAGACAGGCTGTTAGCCTGTTAGCTGTTAGTACTGTTAGCTCGACCGGTTCGAAACCTGCAACCCTCCCGTTTCCTCGGAACACTATCgaattttgtcctttttccccgGCGCTCTCACGTTTCAATCTTTTTTCCCCGTATTTTAACCATGAAATAAAATGCCCgagcagcacagcttccggTCCACTCGGCAACATTCGGGCAAAATCGGCGTATCTCGTCCTGTAACCGGCCAAgcagaccttcaaaataaaattacacaCGCTTCACCACAGAACGATGTCGGGTCTTCACACCagcaatatatactgtatatagtacatAAATATAGaataacatatatttttaaaaggctTGGCTGGTTCCTCTGCTAACAGAAGACGCTGTCTCAAGTAGTGTCCCTTGCGTTGTGTAGCGCCGTTGACAGTGGTGTCACCGGATCATTTCTGCTCAGAGTCCGTAAGGAAGCAGTCAGGCTTTTTGTCCTGATGGCGTCACCGTAGCTCGCCTCTACGTATTAGCAACAACTGTTGTTCAGTTGCTACGAAGATTTTCCGGAGTCTTTTCTCTTGGGTGAGGAATCGTCGACAAAGCTCAAGATCCCATAACGAGTAAGGATTAGACCCACTTATTATTGACCCTCCAGCGTTTATCCGCATGGACTACATGTctgaatgtttattttgtgtgtatttttgcgTGGACGCACGGTCCATCTGTCTTCTCCCAGTTTATCCTGTTGAGGGTagcggggagctggagcctatcccagctagcGGTTCACATTCGCCTAGTGGGAACTGAACCCACTCTGCCCGCACAGAGGAAGTCAGGCAAGTCAACTAATGGACTACCTTGTACTgtcagaaaaaacatccaataaTAACTTGACGGGATCCTTCATGTGTGGCAGTTTCAGGGTAAAGAAAGTCAGTGGTTCTGAAATGGAGGTATTAGCGCCCCAGGAGGGGCTTGAAGGCACTACAGGCCTGTCAATCACCCTCTTTCCTCTCAAACACCGCACAGAAAATACAACAGTGCAGCGTTAGGTTACGTCAGGGGTGTCCCAGAGGCACCCAGAGTCAATACGGAAGCTCGTTTCCGCCACTGATAGGAACAAAGTATttcaatggtaagtcataactTAAGTtcgtatctcataatttcgtctttttgtcataattatgacttttatcgcataattatgactttttttctatttaaatattttatttcaagattatgaatttttatctcataattttaactttttatctcagaattatgtttttcctgtttcataattatgactttttatgtccgaatttagactttttttttctttcagtgatgGAAACGGGCTtccttaaataaaatacaatacaacaagaaaattaaaacagcaaaaatgggagaggaaaaaaagagtagaataaaattactattttaagaggaaaaaaaatgtgtgaagttgaaataataaagacaaaaatgtaattaaaaaaaagttttactatGGCaatcaaaacaaagaataagttgcaattttaggaaaattagattgggtaaaagttataatatacaataataaagtgagcatattatgggaattaataCATAAAATTGGAGAAaacatacaagaataaagttgaaatatttgttgaaaaaagtgtaatgtaaaaAGCAAATGTCAtcctaataatatgctttgtcaccaataacacaaagctgagatgcaggctgttgtgTTTCTttcatataaaaacaaacatcccAGCATAGGACCGCTACCTCCTGATATTGAAACCAGTGTTTGTATGCCTCAGTCGGAGCAGGGAGTTGAGACTTGTTGCACCTCAACTGTAGCGTACACGCAGTGtccagtacagtacagttttCACTGTTTAGTTTTGGGGGGGGTTTCGGTTTAGGCCCTTGGCTATGGCGCAAGACTTACTGGGAGAAGAGGGCATTTTTTTTGATGACCTCAACAAGCTTCGAGCACTCGAACCAGATGTCAGCCAAAAGACCACCGAGCTCAAGGAAGAGTGCAAAGAATTTGTCAACAGTAAGGCGTTTCTTTTGCTGTGTTGGTGGTCGTGTAAACCTTGCCGCGCTGTATGATTATGCTCCTTTTACAGAAATTGGACAGTTTCAGAACAAGGTTGGAGGTCTGATCCAGCTGGTGGACGAGCTGGCAAAGGAGACGGAGACAGAAAAGTTCAAGGTAGAGTTGGCAAACCAGTTTTCCCTTGACGTGCGCTCGTGTTTAGAGTAGGGAGGCACGGTGTACATTTTGAGTCAAGCCGATAACGTAGTTATGtattcttttttacatttagatgTAACTGTAGTTTGTATGTTCAAATAAgtcagtaaaagtaaaaaaaataaataaaaatagtgtatgtacagtaaacaCCAGCTCTTGTTTGTGATCGTCAATCTTCCACGCTACATTGCTATCTTACGTTTCAGGTCATTGGAGCAAGAAACCTGCTGAAGTTGGTGGCAAAGCAGAGAGAAGCTTTGCAGCAGCAGCTTCAGGCTCTCATCGACGAGAAGAAGATGCAACTTGAAAGGTGAAAGAGAGTTCCATCTGTCGTAGCGCCAGCCAGGGCTGTCTTCCACTAAGGATTTCCATAGTCCAATCTGATTGGTTAgattgtgttataggtgactcACAGtcaaatggttttttttttaagagcagagctaatggcACTTGCAACAAATAAACTActtgaacaaaaacaagcaagcaagtCAGAAGTGGGAAAACATGACATTTCCTGTTGGCATACACGTACTAGAAGTCATATTCGTTTGGGGCGTTGATTGTTTCATCATGTATTTGAACCGCCCGGGATTACACAACACACGTCTCCAAGGATTGGAGGGATGCCATCGGCCACCGATCGATCTCCACAAAAAAGCATGTCCCTTTCGACaccaatcacaaaagccgatcaacctgtggctcgtactattgcagcatgcagcaatcacgcagtgtagtgtcttgggtagtgtcctcctcccactttatttagattggatcttgcaccaggctCTCAAGACGagtgctgtcctatctagtctgaccagtgtgtgtcccacctggtCTTTGCGCATGAGCTAGACTAGAGCTGTGCTATCTAGCCTGACCAGTGTGTgccccacctagtctttgagcatgaactgatgaagcctgcttggatgagagccGAAACGTCTTCTCAGACAGTCTTAGCAGTCCAGTTGAGATCGATTGACTGCCGTGACAATGCAATGGCCTGGATGAATGAGGATATTCACAGGCTCATTTTTATGAGTAATTAATAGGGGTGTCGCAAGTTCAccagacgagacaatacacgagattgggtctacgagacaagatgagatttcaacattactttaaagaaaagtacaatgataaaatataaaaaagtatatgacaatatattgtaatCTACTCATTTGTTTTCTAAGAGGTTACACttttctgcactgtgtgtatgctagcggccccgcctccacccatggAGTCAGAGAGACTGTATGGCTGACAAAAGGGCGCACTCCGTCCATGCcgtgtgctgaaaccaatgcacagagtgaatcctcttcctgcctgtttggaggaaaacagacacgcatgcacatggcaatatattgattatccagttcatgttcatgtattgcgtaattaattcatttgtcaggcctagtgcccacgagatgtttttttttccagaatgcaaaatcttgtcacgttttaatctagCAAGATTGTGTGacatggcagtcaggggaccttggaattgtcctgacctGTCCCCCTTATGCAGCACACCTGACCAACAGCACTCATCATTAGTAAATTGCAAAATGTAcgattaatccatgtgatcggtatcgacATGGGCCAATTTTTTACCAAGAAGACTTGTGACTATTTGGTGCAAGAGTCGGTAGTCCTAATTCCgtctgcatgtgtgtttcaGGTACTGCATCGAGTGCGAGGCCCTGTCTAAAGTGGAATCCGAACAGAACGAGTTTATCAACCAGTTTATTCTGCAAAAGTAAGTGTAGgggtttggttgtttttttttgtgcccgTCTTTCCAGACTGCCCACACCGGGGGGCGTCAAGCTGGTTTTCATAAGGTTGCCCTCAGAGGGTCGCCTGTAACTGTcaaaccatatactgtattacaacATATACATCAGGTGCGGATTTAGAGGGAGGTGTGGGGTGTgtaccaccccccccccccccccttgattttttttgcctgactCTGATGCATGTCCAtagggacatgcatctgaattatgggtgcgtggtggacgcatatgccagaatgcaagccagacgcatgctattcctgaagccactgtcaggctgatcattGACATTGGACAGTGAAGGTGTGCTGTAcgtggctattcaggtggaggtgcaaaataaaggttctggcatcatgactataaggacaactgttgtctattctcaatgaaaatgaaccagaaaggcgatccccagtgacatcaaattatactcaaatcctcggaatttacagctgcttcaaattggaaaatatttcaggaaattgagctaaaatgggttccTCCTAGTATGggtcattttataaatagaatgttttggctgaAACGATATACCtgtattccaaggataaaaataacaacaaactcttgaaattaaggacataaaattggcctcagatatcaccaggttgcaggaaatgaggtctaattttaaaaaattttctgGGGCAGGGCCCCCAGACCTCCTGCGCCATTTCCAGTGCCTTGGCCTACGgcctcggccacacccccccttttcaaaaaagctacatCCGCCCCTGAACAAGTACATTTAACAACAAATTTGAAGTGCCTTTTGGATttctttaatttaaaatatatatgtgatatcgtataaatatatacaatgatataaaaatgaaatgaacaacaataaataaaataaacattttaagtgTCTTTTggacatgcatttttttccaggcTTCCGTGGGCCGAATCTGGCCCCCAGGCCTTCAGTTTGACACCTGCGGCCTCCACCTTGGAGATTTTATTCTAACGAGAGATCGTAGGCAATCTCTGCAAAAGCATGGACTAACTGTACATAGCGGCACTCTCACGACCACATGTTTTGTAGAAACGCATGCGCAGAAGCACCACTACGAGtgtatttcattcacatttcaTGAACTACATATTTGGAGTGCATTGTGGCTCGATTTATATATGACTTTATGTCACATGACTTTTAGACTACCTTTTTCATGTGAACCTTTGCaagaaagaacacaaaaaatCTCAAATGGTTATTTTCCCCAGCGTGTGCACTGTCAGTAATTCGTTTGCTGAAATGTGTCTCTTTTCAGCTGATCAGGAAGCGAGCCGGTGTTCATTCAGGTATAAAGGGCGGCCATCTCACACGTGGAAGGTTTAGGTTGGACTCCAGGTGCTCTCTTAAGTCCACTTAGATCCTCCAGATGCTTGTGCTGCTGAGTCGTtggtgaatgaatgcatgagcATGTGTTTCCATTCAAGACAAACAACATACCTACAGACCGGCCataaatgaatcaatgaatgtttgggaaatactgtacatgctaaCGTTGATTTAGTAACCAAATGTACATTCATTTGGTGCATGTTAGTGACTTGAGAAAACATGTTGCGGTCagattttagtaaataaaaacaatttgttCCTGGAGGGAAGaaaaagacatacagtacatgttttcaTTGGGCAGTGATGATGTACTGTGTAAATGATGAGACTTGTACATGTCAATAGAATAGCATTCTTTTTTGATAAGTGCATGTTTTATATCGAAATCTCACTTTTATTTATGATTAAATTAACAAACTCGCTGGACTAATAGATTACTGTGTGCTGTGGTTTATTCATGGGGATAAAAAACCTCTCCAGttctgtcactgcgcaatacgtacccggaacgtaATCGGTTCTACTGGGTTCTACACATGTGCAGAACACgcctacatccggtcggcctatttttcggcagtcactccactctcaaaaatgttattaagaCAGATAGAAATTTGTGGTTAtggcttatggttgtttacactgaaatatcacagcattttatgtgttttattctattcgtaaccggatatgacgtttcgTCTGCACTACCTGCATTGCGTGAGTTTTACGTAGCTCAGGCTTGGTGAatgtcataagacgatagaaacatccccatgctaaccaagtattttaacaagaggcacttaaaaaataacttcccaacatattacatatataaagTATGGTTACTGaatatgttcatacatttgaaaaataactgccacagcacgtgacgtcgcagaagcgctctCGTAAAAGTTAGCTCACggaggaagtaaaaaaaaaaaaaaagctcaaggaggaagtgacgtagtccttGCACATGCGCGGGACCGTGTGCGTTCCGGGTAGGTGTTGCGCAGTGACATGCCCTGCGCGGGGTttgccgccatgatggtgagcagaatccagaaacatttgCATTGTAAAGATGCCCTCGGCACACTGCTAAGCCATTCATTtctctaatagacggtccaaaagaccagatttgtcattttgcaAGTTGCCCAAAAACAGGCACGTGtgataaaatgttgtaaatttataacactggttgtcgcaaataaacaaaacagtggtaagactcacaaagtgtatattgtgtgggactccCACAATATAGTTTAAATTGGTTTCTCagggtgattagttgaatttatgacaagtcagtgattaTGATGATTTAGGTCatagtctatcaaatgtattgaCAATGCCAGtacttaaataaatgttaaattgtGTAACTACTATCCATATAACATAAGTAGTATTGTTTTATATGTTGATTGTTGTATTGGTAACATTGTAAGGAAGGAATAAAAGTCAAAGGAAAAAGTTTTTTCATTCTGctgctgaggttttttttttgagccAGGGAATACATTGTGCACCACTGTCcgcctagccccgcccacctctcttgctcaccatcatggcggactttctgctccatgcactgatctgtattgtatatctggatagctcatacgccGCACGccgccgtgcaagccgctgaagccacagagacgccatcttaccactcacatctcgactacattggcacagcgtacatagtgtacaaagcagatgaagaggctaacagaacatctatatttgacattaaaaagcggggagattctcccattccttcaagtaacgcaaccttcgtcccttaaaaaacatttgatacgttattctctatcttttggctatattaaatgtacttttcccttccaattctcattgcctttgggacaaaattctactgtgcaccctggctcagcactcccctatagcaatgatagttttactcctctagaaagacattttcatttgaactgcatatcccatccctttttcccactaaaatccatggtcatgatgctttactttttattcttactttcatacaattcactatactctcgtctgtacaaaatatgaatcataaatcataagagtgactttggacaagttttaaaatcatttaacattttgatgattttttatttgtttttgtttgtgtcatgaaatagaaataacctcttttctgatctagaaatatatttgaacaaaagccacaggaataatatgtgataaccataatgtgtaataaccataaacacacacagaaaaaaacaacaacactgaaacacaaccataaactttgggtaagacaatacgttgtttgcaatctcaaacataccgctatgcatgttcagtaatattattttccagaacatatcatatatataagtcagtcattcagcagcaaaaaaaaaaaaatgttgtttatccaaatgaagggtcatgccgggtcaattgtatgccaactggcttgctaactgcactgtatacaatgcctggtaagcatcatggaagcactgagattctcccattccttcaagtaacctccgtcccttaaagaaatacatatatcatgatataacaaaaaagtaggtacatttcctcttagctattatagagctatataaacttaccaattctggacatacatttcatcagaggaattttacacgatcgaaaatatctgagagatggacagtgcaaaacccttaaatgatcaatcacaaatctacatttcaatcatacttacaggtgaaatgtttgtccacagcctttgaactggcgatttgtgcagttaatagctgcacatgcaggcatcttaaggcaaaatttgtgtccaatccgaattaataaaataaattcaccaCAAATGCTtgtcgagaagtgtttcttgcgaggggcaatatggcggccgtgtggcttcacaagtcatcgccagtgggctatccagatatataatacatatcaGTGGCTCCATGACGTACTACACTCTGTTTGATTCATTTGCGGCAGGCCTATTCAATTCTAGCGTCCTTGGTGTAGACTTATGACCAAGTGGAAATAATTTTGCGAGTCATTTTGGGggataagacaacaaaatatcaggagaatatcggctggggtgagtcatgccggTGTTGCTAGATGTTGTTGACTTGTCggttctggtcacgtgacggcgaaggtgtggtgacgtcatcgttcttTGGAAAGAAGCGGTAAATGCTTACACGTtatctggaagccgttttcagaACCCAGGACGCCGTTCCGCTTGGATGAAAGGCAGAAACGACCAAATACTTGagctgaaaacgtttccgtgtagCGTGATTTGAGTCTTTCTTACGCTAATCGCTGTGAGTCGGGGCCCGAATAGCGCCCCTCCCCGCACGTCTGAATAACCAATAGGCGTGCGTTTCTTTCTACAAACACAGAAATCAGTTTCATTTGAAACTCGTTCGTTCGTCTTTATTAGCTTtgtcaacattcaaaatggtGGACGTTGGTGTAGGTGAAACGCCGTGCAAGAAGGAGGAATTGGAATCCGCAGTCAGCGTCGCTCCAGCGTCCCAAATGGTCGAAAACGGGGTTCTCGCCGCCCTCCAGAGAATAGAGGAATCGCTTTACTTGGTCCACCAGCGGTTGGAGCGAATAGAATCATTTCATCAGGAGTGGAGGGCGAAACGGTTGCAGCCGGCGAAAAAAGAGACGAGACGCGGGAAAAACTGCACCATTTCAGTAAGTACAGCGTACGCTCGCTCTGAGATCATCCAAGCAACTTTATTTCATGTTCAGGATTTAACATGTTCTCCTTTTTTACAGGAAGTGGTGAGGAGACTCCACAAAGCCCAAAACGACCCCACCAACAAATACGATGCACAAACAAGGtgaggtgtttttttgttttgctcaaGCATCAGACATGATCGCCACTAGCTGcacttattgcaggtttaaatgatctcacaacaggcacaataaaaacaaaatcctaaaaacaacaacaacaacaacaataataacatgggctactattAAGGCCGTAACCCAAGAcaagctacaactcaactctgaacctcaattaacaccacttcctgtccgcctgccactaaAGTCCTCTACACATTAACTGTCACACACaggagcaggagttttatttacatcctaACTACCGTATGTCTCCTATGTTGGGTAACAGAAGTGTAAaagtggctataggggtgttatttcatgtctagagggctctaattgcGTTAAAATGTGTATTCAGAAGGTGGTAAACCGCTTTTCTATGTcgtatgtgtcttattttcacctattatgtctactattgggtaataggtgtgtaagggtgactatagcggtgttatttcatgtctacagggctctaatcatgttaatgtATATTTAGAAGCTGGTAAATggggttttctatgccatcaATTGTAAAAGTCTTCCATCCTATGCCAGGCTGCAGATGAGTCCACCCTTCTAATCATGACTTGCTTTTGTTCTCCAGTGTTTCTTCACCCCATAACACAAAGGTGACGACATCCCTGGTCCAGAAAGTGTCACTGTCTTACCCAAATGTGGATCCTGAGACCATAGTGGGTGAGTAACATTGTCCCGTGCGACC
This sequence is a window from Dunckerocampus dactyliophorus isolate RoL2022-P2 chromosome 2, RoL_Ddac_1.1, whole genome shotgun sequence. Protein-coding genes within it:
- the LOC129172720 gene encoding uncharacterized protein LOC129172720 isoform X1, whose product is MVDVGVGETPCKKEELESAVSVAPASQMVENGVLAALQRIEESLYLVHQRLERIESFHQEWRAKRLQPAKKETRRGKNCTISEVVRRLHKAQNDPTNKYDAQTSVSSPHNTKVTTSLVQKVSLSYPNVDPETIVACCKTYFETVRRSFKSQDESLEERRKRRVAAAKKQRKRRLYNARSSVVRGAEKALWKSAHMELMSEEEDAILDGKPVWVVRPPPRSRELTALCGVLQQRLEADKKYAASHHQRVTLDAACF
- the LOC129172728 gene encoding intraflagellar transport protein 20 homolog; this translates as MAQDLLGEEGIFFDDLNKLRALEPDVSQKTTELKEECKEFVNKIGQFQNKVGGLIQLVDELAKETETEKFKVIGARNLLKLVAKQREALQQQLQALIDEKKMQLERYCIECEALSKVESEQNEFINQFILQN